In the Alligator mississippiensis isolate rAllMis1 chromosome 7, rAllMis1, whole genome shotgun sequence genome, one interval contains:
- the LOC102559484 gene encoding olfactory receptor 5V1-like → MAMVNYTTTRYFVLEGVSSDPQLQLFLFVIFLLIYLLTVVGNGAIMVVTRADPHLHTPMYFFLFHLSFLDICYSSVTVPKMLQNLLAGKKNISLPGCIAQMTLILLMACTEVFMLSAMAYDRYAAICKPLYYVRIMNKQVCMRLVGGAWLISILHSLTNTALVLQLHFCGHKELNNFSCELPSLLEASCAGTFISKMTFLTSAMIVSSTSFSITLVSYICIISSILRIRSGEGRGKAFSTCSSHLTVVLLCYGAAFARYLRPNSASSVVLDRLFSVEYSILTPMLNPIIYSLRNKDVKAALGKLLGKMKGI, encoded by the coding sequence ATGGCCATGGTAAATTACACAACTACCAGGTATTTTGTTCTGGAAGGTGTTTCCAGTGACCCACAGCTCCAGCTTTTCCTTTTTGTGATATTTCTACTTATATACCTACTAActgtggtggggaatggggctaTCATGGTGGTGACAAGAGCTGATCCTCACCTTCACACACCTATGTATTTTTTCCTATTCCATTTATCCTTTCTTGACATATGCTATTCTTCAGTCACTGTCCCAAAGATGTTGCAGAATTTATTGgcggggaaaaaaaacatttctctcCCTGGCTGCATTGCCCAGATGACCTTAATTCTTCTCATGGCTTGTACAGAAGTTTTCATGCTATCAGCAATGGCCTATGATCGATATGCTGCCATCTGTAAACCACTGTATTATGTGAGGATCATGAATAAGCAAGTCTGTATGAGACTAGTGGGTGGTGCATGGCTGATCAGCATCTTGCATTCATTGACAAACACTGCTCTTGTATTACAATTACATTTCTGTGGGCACAAAGAACTCAACAACTTCAGTTGTGAACTCCCATCTCTGCTAGAAGCATCCTGTGCAGGGACATTCATCAGTAAGATGACGTTTCTCACTTCAGCTATGATTGTAAGCTCAACCTCCTTCTCCATTACCCTGGTCTCTTACATCTGCATCATCTCCAGTATCCTGAGGATACGGTCTGGTGAGGGTAGGGGTAAAGCCTTCTCTACTTGCAGCTCCCACCTCACTGTTGTTCTTTTGTGTTATGGGGCTGCTTTTGCCAGATATCTGAGACCCAATTCGGCCTCTTCAGTGGTTCTTGACAGGCTGTTCTCTGTTGAGTACAGTATATTAACTCCTATGTTAAATCctatcatctacagcctgagaaacaaggatgTAAAGGCAGCTCTGGGGAAATTACTGGGGAAAATGAAAGGCATATGA
- the LOC106738937 gene encoding olfactory receptor 5AN6-like produces MAYDRYAAICDPLHYRRTMNKQVCIRLVGGAWLVSIFYSLTNTAPVLHLHFCGPNELDNFSCELPSLLEVSCTETFISKMTFLILGMIVCLTSFSITLISYFLIISTVLRIRSTEGRDKAFSTCSSHLTVVVFYYGAGFARYLRPSSASSVVFDRIFSIQYSILTPMLNPIIYSLRNMEVKAALRNLLRKIKGM; encoded by the coding sequence ATGGCCTATGATCGATATGCTGCCATCTGTGACCCACTGCATTATAGGAGGACCATGAATAAACAAGTCTGTATTAGACTAGTGGGTGGTGCATGGCTGGTCAGCATATTTTATTCGCTGACAAACACTGCTCCTGTGTTACATTTACATTTCTGTGGGCCCAATGAACTTGATAATTTCAGTTGTGAGCTCCCGTCTCTACTAGAAGTGTCCTGCACAGAGACCTTCATCAGTAAGATGACATTCCTCATTTTAGGTATGATTGTATGTTTAACCTCATTCTCCATCACCCTCATCTCTTACTTCCTCATCATCTCAACCGTCCTCAGGATACGCTCCACTGAGGGTAGAGATAAAGCCTTTtctacctgcagctcccaccttactgttgttgttttttattatgGGGCTGGTTTTGCCAGATATCTGAGACCCAGTTCAGCCTCTTCAGTAGTTTTTGACAGAATCTTCTCTATCCAGTACAGTATCTTAACTCCCATGTTAAATCctatcatctacagcctgagaaacatgGAAGTAAAGGCAGCTCTTAGGAACTTACTGAGGAAAATAAAAGGCATGTAA